Below is a window of Candidatus Bipolaricaulota bacterium DNA.
GGGCTTTTCGAAGCCAAGCCTGTGCTGCTTTCAAGGCTTCAGGTTGCATAGATAACTACTCCCTCATGCGCTGCAGGGTAGGCCACGGTTCCTGGCAGATTCTTATCACGTTCCCACTCTTCTGGTCGAAGGACGATTAAGTCTTTAGGGACCGGAAGGTCGGCTAAGGCCATGAGTAAAGTAATCGCAACCTGATGCCTAGGCCCTTCAAACGGCAGCACCACTAGAAGATCCAGATCAGAATCAGGCCCTGCTTCACCACGGGCCCAGGATCCAAATAGGATCACCCGCTCAGGCTGAACATGTCTAAGGATTTGCGTGAGAGCATCGAGGGCGATCTTGGGCACCTTCTCCGCTCCTTTTACTTGAGATTTCATGGCTTACCCTTCCCTTGTTGTTCCCATTCTACTCGCTTTATCTTCTCTTCCCCAATTTTTCGATATTTCCGCCCGCATGCTTGGCAGGCAGCCTTATTGCCGCTAAATGGATATGCGGCAGGAATCTTGCACCAGTTTACCGCCTCTTCCGTCCACTCAATCTTGCCCAAACTTCTTCAACACCTCTTC
It encodes the following:
- a CDS encoding nucleotidyltransferase domain-containing protein; this translates as MKSQVKGAEKVPKIALDALTQILRHVQPERVILFGSWARGEAGPDSDLDLLVVLPFEGPRHQVAITLLMALADLPVPKDLIVLRPEEWERDKNLPGTVAYPAAHEGVVIYAT